The Megasphaera stantonii genome includes a window with the following:
- the fba gene encoding class II fructose-1,6-bisphosphate aldolase — protein MPLVGTTEMFKKAYEGHYAIGAFNINNMEIVQGVTEAAAELKSPIILQASAGARKYAKPAYLKHLVEAALETNDLPIALHLDHGADFETCKDCIDGGFTSVMIDGSKHSFEDNIALTKKVVEYAHAHGVVVEGELGQLAGIEDDVKVAAHEASYTRPEEVEEFVTRTGVDSLAIAIGTSHGAYKFKPEQCTRNEQGVLVPPTLRFDILEEVSKRLPGFPIVLHGASSVVPEYVKIINSNGGNLADAIGIPEDQLRKAASMAVCKINIDSDLRLGLTAGIRQHMAQHPDHFDPRQYLTDGRQFVHDIVAHKIKCVLGSEGKI, from the coding sequence ATGCCATTAGTCGGAACCACAGAAATGTTTAAGAAAGCCTATGAAGGACACTACGCCATCGGAGCGTTCAACATCAACAACATGGAAATCGTTCAGGGCGTTACGGAAGCAGCTGCCGAACTGAAATCCCCTATTATTCTTCAGGCTTCGGCCGGCGCCAGAAAATATGCTAAACCGGCATATTTGAAACACCTCGTAGAAGCGGCTCTGGAAACGAACGACCTGCCCATCGCCCTTCATCTCGACCACGGCGCAGACTTTGAAACGTGCAAGGACTGCATCGACGGCGGCTTTACGTCGGTCATGATCGACGGCTCCAAGCATTCGTTTGAAGACAACATCGCCCTGACGAAAAAAGTCGTCGAATACGCTCACGCCCACGGCGTCGTCGTAGAAGGCGAATTAGGCCAGCTCGCCGGCATTGAAGACGACGTAAAAGTCGCCGCTCATGAAGCTTCGTATACCCGTCCGGAAGAAGTAGAAGAATTCGTAACCCGCACCGGCGTCGATTCCCTGGCTATCGCTATCGGCACCAGCCACGGCGCGTATAAATTCAAACCGGAACAGTGCACGCGCAACGAACAGGGCGTCCTCGTTCCGCCGACGCTGCGCTTCGACATCCTCGAAGAAGTTTCCAAACGCCTGCCCGGCTTCCCCATCGTACTGCACGGCGCTTCGTCCGTCGTTCCGGAATACGTTAAGATCATCAACTCCAACGGCGGCAACTTGGCCGACGCCATCGGCATTCCCGAAGACCAGCTCCGCAAAGCCGCTTCCATGGCAGTCTGCAAGATCAACATCGACTCCGACCTCCGCCTGGGCCTGACCGCCGGTATCCGCCAGCACATGGCGCAGCATCCCGATCATTTCGACCCGCGCCAGTACCTCACGGACGGCCGCCAGTTCGTCCATGACATCGTAGCGCATAAGATCAAATGCGTTCTCGGATCGGAAGGCAAAATCTAA
- a CDS encoding MATE family efflux transporter, with protein sequence MQFPQISQFRHFLILFFPLLFTQVAQIGTSVFSSIFSGQAGTVDLAGVAVAVNIWVPIFAGVCGLFFGVSPIISQLRGARKDSRIPMYIAQSLYIAVFFTVVAIALGSLVLPPFLDFMGLEPAVRYIAGEYLFALALGILPMFLMATMRYVVDAHGMTHISMAIIVFHMVITVLLFRLLIFGGLGLAPMGGIGTGYALTIASWIAFFIFAAVFQWKEPFRSYAIWTKPRPVSWAHCYHQLQLGVPIFIAVFCETSLFSIVGLLMAEFGTLYLAANQAAISYATLTYTIPWSVSLTATIVIGYEVGAKNFAGARQYALLCQMTAFAVATVTVTATYLFLDPISSLFTHDAETFAAIRKFLVYAMAFVFLDAAGTPVQGILRGYKDVKVITYIAFVTYWLISIPLGYACAHLTPYGPYGYWLCFVISLIINSSALNYRLWRHTAFQQ encoded by the coding sequence ATGCAGTTCCCCCAGATTTCACAGTTTAGACATTTTCTTATTTTATTTTTCCCTCTCCTGTTCACACAGGTAGCGCAAATCGGCACCAGCGTATTCAGCAGCATATTCAGCGGCCAGGCCGGTACGGTTGACCTGGCCGGCGTCGCCGTCGCCGTCAATATCTGGGTGCCTATTTTCGCCGGCGTCTGCGGCTTATTTTTCGGCGTGTCGCCGATTATTTCCCAGCTTCGCGGAGCCCGCAAGGACAGCCGCATTCCCATGTATATCGCTCAAAGCTTGTACATTGCTGTCTTTTTTACCGTCGTCGCTATCGCGCTCGGCAGCCTCGTCCTGCCGCCCTTTCTCGACTTTATGGGACTGGAACCGGCCGTCCGTTATATTGCCGGCGAGTACCTGTTTGCCTTAGCTCTGGGCATTCTGCCCATGTTTCTCATGGCGACGATGCGCTATGTCGTCGATGCCCACGGCATGACTCATATTTCTATGGCAATTATCGTATTTCATATGGTCATTACAGTGCTCTTATTCCGCCTGCTCATCTTCGGCGGCCTGGGCCTTGCCCCTATGGGCGGCATCGGCACGGGGTATGCCCTGACCATCGCCTCGTGGATCGCCTTCTTCATCTTTGCCGCCGTATTCCAATGGAAGGAGCCCTTTCGCTCCTATGCCATCTGGACGAAGCCCCGCCCCGTCAGCTGGGCCCACTGCTATCACCAGCTGCAGCTGGGAGTCCCCATCTTCATCGCCGTTTTCTGCGAAACGAGCCTGTTCAGCATCGTCGGCCTCCTCATGGCCGAGTTTGGGACGCTGTACCTGGCGGCCAATCAGGCGGCTATCAGCTACGCCACGCTGACCTATACGATTCCCTGGAGCGTCAGCCTGACAGCGACTATCGTCATCGGCTACGAAGTAGGCGCTAAGAATTTTGCCGGCGCCCGCCAGTACGCCCTCCTCTGCCAGATGACGGCCTTTGCCGTGGCGACGGTGACCGTTACGGCGACGTACCTGTTTCTGGACCCGATCAGCAGCCTGTTTACCCACGATGCGGAGACCTTCGCGGCTATCCGCAAATTTCTCGTATACGCCATGGCCTTCGTCTTTCTTGACGCGGCCGGCACGCCCGTCCAGGGCATCCTGCGCGGCTATAAGGACGTCAAGGTCATTACGTACATCGCCTTCGTCACCTACTGGCTCATCAGTATTCCCCTGGGCTACGCCTGCGCTCATCTGACGCCGTACGGGCCGTACGGCTACTGGCTGTGCTTCGTCATCAGCCTTATCATCAATTCCAGCGCCTTAAATTACCGCTTATGGCGTCATACAGCATTTCAACAGTAA
- a CDS encoding aminopeptidase, with protein MILLPTNEQLAVYANILLTKGLNLQKGQVLVINAPVESSAFVTILTKEAYICGASQVVCNWRCDDTARLRYEYEGQEQFESFPEWRREFSLSYYRQNAAFLSLISANPYLMSGIDTKKIFAWQKAQNEALKEYIDGMMASKTTWLVAAVPSKVWASILYPQLEDDAAYNALWNQILQSSRADGADPLADWDAHLANLAARRQWMTEQHFAALHYTNSLGTDLTIRLPENHIWQGGAETSASGISFNANIPTEEIYTAPRADGVDGVVYSTKPLVYNGNVIDTFHLVFKDGKVVEAHAETGDDVLQKLVAIDEGASRLGEVALIPYHSPISLSNILFYETLFDENASCHLALGASYPTCLAGGAEMTKEETEQAGLNDSMIHVDFMVGSPDLSITGIKADGSKVPVFLHGDWAE; from the coding sequence GTGATTCTCTTGCCAACAAATGAACAACTGGCCGTCTATGCCAATATCCTGCTGACAAAAGGCCTGAACCTGCAGAAAGGCCAGGTTCTTGTCATCAATGCCCCTGTCGAATCGAGCGCCTTCGTGACGATTTTAACCAAGGAAGCCTATATCTGCGGCGCGTCGCAAGTCGTATGCAACTGGCGCTGCGACGATACGGCCCGCCTGCGCTATGAATACGAAGGCCAGGAACAGTTTGAATCCTTTCCCGAATGGCGGCGCGAATTCAGCCTGTCCTACTACCGCCAAAACGCCGCTTTTTTAAGCCTCATTTCAGCTAATCCCTACCTCATGAGCGGCATCGACACAAAGAAGATCTTTGCCTGGCAGAAAGCGCAGAATGAAGCCTTAAAAGAATATATCGACGGCATGATGGCTTCCAAGACGACGTGGCTCGTCGCCGCCGTTCCCAGCAAGGTCTGGGCATCCATTTTATATCCCCAATTGGAAGACGATGCAGCTTATAACGCCTTGTGGAACCAGATTCTCCAGTCGTCCCGCGCCGACGGGGCTGATCCCCTGGCAGATTGGGACGCTCATCTCGCCAACTTAGCAGCCCGTCGTCAGTGGATGACGGAGCAGCATTTCGCCGCCCTGCACTACACGAACTCCCTCGGCACGGACCTGACGATCCGCCTTCCGGAAAACCATATCTGGCAGGGAGGCGCGGAAACATCTGCCAGCGGCATTTCCTTCAACGCCAATATCCCGACGGAAGAAATCTACACCGCTCCCCGCGCTGACGGCGTAGACGGCGTCGTATACAGCACGAAGCCTCTCGTCTATAACGGCAACGTCATCGACACGTTCCACCTCGTATTCAAAGACGGAAAGGTCGTCGAAGCCCATGCCGAAACAGGCGACGACGTCCTGCAGAAGCTCGTCGCCATTGATGAAGGAGCAAGCCGTCTCGGAGAAGTTGCCCTCATTCCCTACCATTCGCCCATTTCCCTGTCGAATATCCTCTTCTACGAAACCCTATTCGACGAAAATGCATCGTGCCACCTAGCTCTCGGCGCGTCCTATCCGACCTGCCTGGCCGGCGGAGCGGAAATGACAAAGGAAGAAACGGAACAGGCCGGACTGAATGATTCCATGATTCACGTCGATTTCATGGTCGGCTCGCCGGATCTGTCCATTACGGGCATCAAAGCCGACGGCAGCAAAGTACCCGTCTTTCTGCACGGCGACTGGGCAGAATAA
- the rpsT gene encoding 30S ribosomal protein S20: MPQIKSNIKSMEKDAARHAANSRVKSSVHTAIRRTTEAIAAGDADAVKKAFDKASSVIDSAAQKGVLHKNNAARKKSRLAAKVNAMGK, from the coding sequence TTGCCGCAAATTAAATCCAACATCAAATCCATGGAAAAGGACGCAGCTCGTCACGCAGCTAACTCCAGAGTAAAATCTTCCGTTCATACGGCTATCCGCCGCACGACTGAAGCAATTGCCGCTGGTGATGCCGACGCTGTAAAGAAAGCCTTTGATAAAGCAAGCAGTGTAATCGATAGCGCCGCTCAGAAAGGCGTTCTCCATAAAAACAACGCAGCTCGCAAAAAGTCCCGTCTGGCTGCTAAAGTCAACGCAATGGGAAAATAA